From a region of the Archocentrus centrarchus isolate MPI-CPG fArcCen1 chromosome 18, fArcCen1, whole genome shotgun sequence genome:
- the LOC115796887 gene encoding tripartite motif-containing protein 16-like, whose amino-acid sequence MAQRENQLDSKKLSCSICLDLLKDPVTIPCGHSYCMNCIKSFWDEEEEKKKIHSCPQCQKTFIPRPVLVKSIMLAELVEELKKTGLQAAPADHCYAGPEDVACDVCTGRKLKATKSCLSCPASYCEKHLQPHYDAAPLKKHKLVAPSKKLQENICSRHDEVMNIFCRTDQQSICYLCTMDEHKGHETVPAAAERTEKQKELEVRRLNIQQRIQDREKDVKLLQQEVEAINGSADKAVEDIEKMLTELIRLIQKRSSDVKQQVRSQQETEVSRVKELQEKLEQEIAELKRKDAELEQLSHTEDHNQFLHNYPSLSALSESTHSSSINIGPLRYFEDVTAAVSETRDKLQDILREEWTNISQMVTKVDVLLSPRKPKARAEPLKYSCEITLDPNTANKHLFLSEKNRKATFKEQQQSYFSHPDRFISCWQVLSRESLTGRCYWEVEWRGKGIYVAVAYKNISRAGSLNECVFGLNDKSWALSCDSNSYKFFYNKVQTDVSGPRSSRVGVYLDHRAGILSFYSVSETMTLLHRVQTTFTQPLYAGLMLFERGDTAELIKVK is encoded by the coding sequence ATGGCACAGAGAGAAAATCAGCTGGATTCAAAAAAATTATCTTGTTCCatctgtttggatctactgaaggatcctgtgactattccctgtggacacagctactgcatgaactgtattaaaagtttctgggatgaagaggaggagaagaagaaaatccaCAGTTGCCCTCAGTGCCAGAAGACTTTCATACCGAGGCCTGTCCTGGTGAAAAGCATCATGTTAGCAGAGttggtggaggagctgaagaagactggactccaagctgctccagctgatcactgctatgctggacctgaagatgtggcctgtgatgtctgcactgggaggaagctgaaagccACCAAGTCCTGTTTATCTTGTCCAGCCTCTTACTGTGAGAAACACCTCCAACCTCACTATGATGCAGCtccattaaagaaacacaagctggtggCCCCCTCTaagaagctccaggagaacatctgctctcgtcatgatgaggtgatgaaTATTTTCTGTCGCACtgatcagcagagtatctgttaCCTCTGCACAATGGATGAACATAAAGGCCATGAAACagtcccagctgcagcagaaaggactgagaagcagaaggagctcgaggtgagacgactaaacatccagcagcGAATCCAGGAccgagagaaagatgtgaagctgcttcagcaggaggtggaggccatcaatGGCTCTGCTGATAAAGCAGTGGAGGACATTGAGAAGATGTTGACTGAGCTGATCCGtctgatccagaaaagaagctctgatgtgaagcagcaggtcagatcccagcaggaaactgaagtgagtcgagtcaaagagcttcaggagaagctggagcaggagatcgctgagctgaagaggaaagatgccgagctggagcagctctcacacacagaggatcacaaccagtttctacacaactacccctcactgtcagcactcagtgagtctacacactcatccagcatcaatattggtcctctgaggtactttgaggatgtgacagcagctgtgtcagagaccagagataaactacaggacatcctgagagaggaatggacaaacatctcacaGATGGTGACTAAGGtggatgttttactgtcaccaCGAAAGCCAAAGGCCAGAGCTGAACCTTTAAAATATTCATGTGAAatcacactggatccaaacacagcaaataaaCATCTCTTTTTATCTGAGAAGAACAGAAAAGCAACATTTAAGGAACAACAACAGTCTTATTTTagtcatccagacagattcatTTCTTGTTGGCAGGTCCTGAgtagagagagtctgactggacgttgttactgggaggtggagtggagagggaAAGGTATTTATGTAGCAGTTGCATACAAGAATATCAGCAGGGCAGGGAGCCTAAATGAATGTGTATTTGGATTAAATGACAAATCTTGGGCATTATCTTGTGACAGCAACAGTTATAAATTTTTCTACAACAAAGTCCAAACTGACGTCTCAGGTCCTCGGTcctccagagtaggagtgtacctggatcacagagcaggtattctgtctttctacagcgtctctgaaaccatgactctcctccacagagtccagaccacattcactcagccgctCTATGCTGGACTTATGCTATTTGAGCGAGGAGACACTGCAGAGTTGATTAAAGTGAAATAG